The Rhododendron vialii isolate Sample 1 chromosome 1a, ASM3025357v1 region TAGAATATAAAACTGAGTTTGCTTTGAAGATTGACAATGCAAGACCAAGGCCCAATGAGTTAATTGCTTTGGAATATCTGGGCCATAAAGTTGTGTCATGTGGCCTTGAGAGAAATAACCTACTTGTGCCCAACTCCGGGTGTTGTAGGATCCGGTGTTGTAGTGCACCGTCGCATTACACGTGTTGTGTGCTCGATCCGAGACTTCTATCTTGATAATGAATAGATTGGATTTTGATCTGAACAATAGATTGCTCGGATCTATAAGAGCTCTGATTAAATCAAAGCCGTTCGTGCTTAAATGAACAACCGAATCGACCGCACTACATGTAGTGCAGCTGGTGCACTACAATGGGAAGgttctatattttatttttattgctttagaataagattttgactagGAATATTTTTATTTAGGTTATAATTATTAACTTACCATATTCAGTactcggtttgattttgatttgccAATTTTCTTCAGATCCTCGGCACACAGGAATtaggattttcttttctttaatgcctttttttttttttggcatgagttcagagaaaaaaaattcgcactccattttttttatatactctAATTGTTGTCTTTTAGTTGAACAAAATACACATAAAAATTTCACTAAATGAAAAATTGATTGCATTtctataataataaaaaaagagtatgaaaatcactacccttatttttattgtcttttaggattattttttcatttgcattctACTGGAGTATTAATAACAAGTCTATTGGATGACTAGTAACAATCCTACAAGAACAATGTTACAGAGAAATTTTTCCGCGTTGGAGGGGTATATTCCACGTGGTGTCCGTTCGGTACATTCGAGTCCTCctatacatttttggacggtctaaattgaaattctctcttctctcaccccaccactctctctcctctctttttttctctctaaattcgagccgtccaaaaccgcAATAGACGTCTTGGATATGCCGAAcaggcaccacgtggtatccaCTCGGTACGGTTCCTCAATGTTACAAAGCTACATATTTGCTGACACTATTAGGGCTCGTTTGGTTAAGTAAAGTTTggaaaacaccaaaaaaagatGAGATTATGAAAGAAAACGAAGCTAACTTTTTTGGGTCTATGAGAATATACACACCATCACGTGATCGGTTACGCTGTTTTTGGTTCTGGTTAAGTCAACAAACTAGCTACGTCGAGGATAATTCTTCGCAAGAAAACAGACTAGTTAAAATCACAATTCAACCAACTAGggttattaaaaaatttatctctCTCTAGATGAGAGTATTGTCCCGTAGAGGAATACAGTACCGTTTTTCGACGTTCGTCTCCCACCACCCTGAACGtactccacctcctcctctctATCCTATTTCCACTACACTACCACCTCATCTTCtccacaaccccccccccccccccaaaccctCCCTTTTCTTTACTTCACAGTGACCCTTTCACCATACCCCTTCTCCACCACCTCAtcttctccacctcctcctctctATCCTATTTTATTAGGCCGGAGCTTCCTCCGTGTGAGGGCGGCGATTAAGATTTCAGATCCATTACCTAAAGGCTTCTGGTTACGTCGTAAACCAGGGGGTGGCGATGACATATGGATCTCGTACAAGTTTGAGAAGCTTACTGATTTTTGTTACGCCTGTGGAAGATTGGGCCATGAGAACAATGGGTGCAGGTTTACCACAAGGGAGGATGGCTCGAACTCCAGCTACGGACCCGGACTCCGCACAGGAAGAGTCCGTCAATCATCCATTCCTATTGAGGAGATTCGTCAGGAGGTGGATGAAGCTGAAATTCGGGTTGAGAATCTTCTTAGAAGCCGGCCAGAGATGGAGGCTGGTATGTCGACGGCGCGTATAAGTGACATGCCTTCGTCACGAGTGGTGCCCACCCAGACCGTACGGAATGCTTCCGTACCTACGGGGTCGTCGCAATCGCGCATCTCGGATTCTACCCCTGGAGAGATAGGTGTCCATTCGTCTTTGGTATCAGGTACACCTACACGCCCTCCCCCAGTCATTATCCCAAATTGTATTGTGACAAACTTGAATCCAATGGGTGCTCCGAAACCGTTGCTCGGGCCGGATACACTGGCCTCTATGTCCTTACCCTCAATCACTGTGGACCACAATCCTACTCCTGACCCAAACTCCCATTCAGCCCATTACCCTTCTTTAACCCCTCACTACTTTGTAACCGAACCTTCTGATAGCCCAAAATCAGTCGAGACCAACCCACTTTTGAAACCTATTAACCATAGCCCAGTTCAACCTGTCATTGAGGAACTGAGTCCACCTATTAGCCCATATAGCTCCATTCTTACCTCTAACCCTATCAAAAAAATCCTTCCCCCCCAAATTGACGTTTCTCTTGCTACTGTGTTTAAAAGTCTTGCTATTAAGCGAAAAGCACAAGAGGAACTTGATCAACCCAGTGGCTCAAAAATCCTTCGATTGTGTGCCTCGAATTACCCCAATACCACTCAAACCAAACCTCAACTTACCCTCACCCACCCCTCAAAACCAAAGATTCCCAAAGCGACTCGTTCTGCTAAGAAAAAGGGCAGTTATGCGAAATTTAGGGGTAGTGCCTACTCTGGTATtaatgatttgtttgtttgtgagGATAATCTGTGCGAAGTTAGCATACACCAGAGTCTTGATAGCCAGGGGAATATGGATTCATCAAATACCTTGGAGGGTAGCTCTACTCAGGCAACAGGAGATTTTTCGATTTCGGGAAATGGACAAGGGCTCGTGGCTGGCCCAAAACAGCCACAGCGTCAATGCTGATCTAACCTGGAATTGTCAAGGAGTTGGGCGTACCTTAACAAGCCAGGCTTTACGCAAAAATCGTCCCTCCATCCTCTTCTTGatggagacaaaaaataataaggTCAAGTTAGAGACCATTCGGCGGAGATTGAAGTTTGATTGTAGCAATTACGTTGAACCTGAAGGGCTTTCTGGTGGGCTAGCTTTTCACGATATGTTGAACGATTGTGGATTGCTTGATTTAGAGTGCAAAGGTCCCAGATTTACTTGGAGAAATAATAGGAATGAGGGAGGCTTTATAATGGAACGAATTGATTTAGCTTTTGCCAATTtggaatggagaaaaaaatttgacacaaccTTAGTGTTTGTGGAGGCTGCTATACGATCAGATCACAATCCGCTGGTCCTTAACACTAACTTTTCTCTGAATAAGGTGAGAAAACCATTTCGGTTTGAGTCTTTCTGGACTACTGAGGAGGAGTGCCATCGTATAATTTCAGCAGCTTGGGATAAAGTGGTGGAAGGCCCAGATATGCTGCGGCTATGCAAGAAGCTAAAGGGGTGTaaagaaaatctaaaaatttggCATAAGGAAAACTTTGAGGATATGCGGACCGAGATTGCTTTTCTGAAAGAGCAAATGGCTGTTATACAGAAGGAGAACGATAAGGGGTTCAATCCTGATAATTACATCAATGAGAAGGTCTTGCTTATTAAGCTGGAGGATCTATGGCAAAAAGAAGCGATGATGTGGCACCAACGTTCAAGGGTTAATTGGTTGAAGATGGGAGACAAGAACGCTCAATTCTTCCATCTAACTACAGTCCACAAGAGGCAAAGAAATCAAGTGGCTAAGCTAAAAGATGGGAACGATGTTTAGCAAACGGAACAGGATTGTATTGTTGATATAGTAAAGGGACATTTTCAGAAGTTGTACTCACCACCCCAGAACAGAGACGTAGAGGAGGTTATCTCAATGGTGGAGCCTGTTATTTCGAATGAGATAAACTCTGCTCTTACTAGGACCATCTCTAGAAAGGAAGTTAAAGCGGCGGCCTTCCAAATAGGTCCTCTGAAAGCCCCAGGTTCAGATGGTTTCCCGGGATTATTTTATCAAAAGTATTAGGATGTGGTGGGGGAAGATGTTTTCAAAGCAGCAAAGGACTTCTTCGAAGGTGGCTACCTTTTGAAAGAGTTAAATCATACTAATGTCACGTTAATTCCCAAGGTTCCTAACCCTGAGTCTATGAGCCATTTTCGTCCAATAAGCCTTTGCAGATTCAATTATAAAATCCTCTCCAAAGTAATGGCTAACAGACTACAACCCTACATGCATGGTATCATCGCTGAACAACAATCTGCCTTTATCCCTGGGAGGCAAATTCATGATAATATCATCATAGCTCATGAAGCTTTTCACTATCTGAAACGAAAAAAGGGGGAAAGAAAGGAGTCGTGGCCGTCAAGCTAGACCTTAACAAGGCATATGACAGAATCCGTTGGGACTTCCTCATAAAGGTTCTGGAGAGAATGGGATTCAGCGCTATCTAGATTGGGTGGGTTAAAGAATGTGTTTGCTCTGTTAAGTATTCCATTACGGCCGATGGTGAACAGGTATGCAACACTATACCTAGCAGAGGACTCCGTCAGGGCAACCCTCTGTCTCCGTACTTTTTCCTTATTGTTTCAAATGTATTCTCTACCCTGATAAACAAGGCAGTACTTAAGAAGTCTTTGGTGGGGATCTGTCTACGGAAGAAGTGCCCAATTATCTCCCACTTGTTGTTCGCAGATGACTCGCTGGTTTTTCTAGAAGCGAAGGCAGAGGTGTGTTCAAACTTTAAGGATTTGGTGATGAGTTTCAGTGAAGCCTCTGGTCTTTCCATTAATTTTCAGAAGTTCAGTTTGTTCTTCTCAGCCAATACCAAAGAGGATTTGAGGAATGAGATAAAGGATATTTTTGGAATAGAAGTTATGAAAGAAGGGTCTAAATACTTGGGCTTGCCTATGTTTTGGGGGAGATCCAAGAAGGAAGCAATGGCATATATCAAAGACAAGATCTTGGGTAAGATTCATGGATGGAAAAGTAGAACCCTCCCACAAGCAAGCAAAGAGGTGTTAATCAAGTCAGTTATTCAGGCAACTCCTATGTACCCGATGATGTGTTTTAAAATGCCCTCATCTTTATGTTCGTCTCTGAACTCTATTATTAGCAAGTTCTGATGGGAAAGTGGGGATGGAGGAGGTAAAATCCATTGGGGGTCCTGTGAAAAATTAACAGAGGCAAAAAGGAATGGTGGAATGGGCTTTCGTGACTTGGAGGCCTTTAATTGTGCTCTATTGGCTAAGCAATTCTGGAGAATGATGCAAACCCCAATGCTTACTGGGTACAAGTGCTTAAAGGTCTCTATTTTCCTAACTCTTCATGTATGGAGGCAGAGAAAGGGGCCAACCCCTCATGGCTATGGAGTAGCTTATTGGAGGGGAAGGCCACTCTACAACAAGGTCTAAGGTGGAATGTGGGCAACGGCAATGATATAAATTTCTAGAGTGATAACTGGATTCCAAGTTGGTCCAGGGAAAAACCAATCTCTTATCCACCGCCAAACTGCCAATGGACAAAGGTATATGATTTTATCAATCCCACTACCAATGTATGGGATGTGGAAAAGCTGCAGAGTTCGGTTTCAGCAGAGGAAGTCAGTGCAATCATTAAAATCCCTGTCAGTATTACGAAATCTTCTGATCAAGTCATTTGGAGCCAGACCAGGAATGGAAAATATACAGTTAAGTCGGGTTATGCTCAAGCTTTTAAACCAAAGTCAAGAGGCAAATCTCAACGCCCCTTCTCCTCTCGTAGCCTTCCTAACAAATTCTGGACAAAGCTGTGGGCGACACCCACTATTCCGAAGGTCCGCAATTTCATTTGGAGAGTTATTCGTAACTGGGTGGCTTGCAAAGATAATCTATGTAAGAGGAAATGTGCTCACTCCCCATTATGCCCCATATGTGAGCTTGAGCAGGAGTCTGTGGAACATGTGCTTTTTAGGTGTGCTTGGACTGAGGTAGTTTGGTTCGGGTGTGGTCTGACCTTTTGGATCAAGGAATACCCTATCAATGCAGCAGATAAATGGTTTGAAGAGTTGTTGTGCGGTAAACTTGCAAAGGAAAGACCTCAGAAGTGGTGGGATTAATCTTTTAGGTGTGCTGGGCAATTTGGAAGGCCAGGAATGACTGTATTTTCAACGGTGTAATGCCTCAACCCGAGAGGACCATTGACCAAGCCAAAAGGGCGAACTTTGATTACCTGCAAGCTTCATTTGAAGATGTCAAAGAGAGAGCTACAAATCCCAACAGAATAGTTAAGTGGTCTCCTCCTCCCCCCTCTTTTATTAAGTTCAATTGTGATGGCGCTTTTTCGTCCTCCCGTAGCCTAGCTATCTTCGGTTGTTTAGCCAGGGATTGTGGTGGACGAATGCAATTTTTTAGATCGGGCAGAATTGTTGCATCATCTGCTTTGGTTACAGAAGCTTGGGCACTCAGGATTGCATGTGGGATGGCAGTTGATATGGGGATTTCCAAGGCTATCTTTGAATCAAACTGACATGCTGTTATCGAATGCATCAAGAACAAAAAGGAACAGAATCTGTGGGAGATCTCAGCTTTGATTGCAGACATAAAGGAATGGGCCGCAAACAAGGACTGGATTTTCACCTAGGCTGGTAGAGAAAGGAACACAGCAGCTCATTGGATAGCCTCTAGCTGTTTGGAGAATAGGTTAATTGGCCCCCCAGGTTGTATTCCGCTTGGTTTGGCTAGCCTTCTTTTGAAGGATTGTCTTTCTTAACTGTTTCTGTTTCGATTTTTgtctaatcaaaaaaaaaaaaaccaactagGGCTATTTCAATTGggattttttctttctttatttttctatcttataatgggcttatttcttgtattggttgagttgttgggccTATGTGATTTCTTCTATCgattaataaaaaaagggaaatttttaggccggcccaaaaaattaggttcggacttaatttagtcctgcacaattatttatatttttttattccaatcaTGCCCCATCACGCGCATCAACGCACGGAACTAGAgagcatctagtatagaaaaattatcca contains the following coding sequences:
- the LOC131332256 gene encoding uncharacterized protein LOC131332256, whose amino-acid sequence is MVEPVISNEINSALTRTISRKEVKAAAFQIGPLKAPGGKKGVVAVKLDLNKAYDRIRWDFLIKVCNTIPSRGLRQGNPLSPYFFLIVSNVFSTLINKAVLKKSLVGICLRKKCPIISHLLFADDSLVFLEAKAEVCSNFKDLVMSFSEASGLSINFQKFSLFFSANTKEDLRNEIKDIFGIEVMKEGSKYLGLPMFWGRSKKEAMAYIKDKILGKIHGWKSRTLPQASKEVLINGDGGGKIHWGSCEKLTEAKRNGGMGFRDLEAFNCALLAKQFWRMMQTPMLTGYKCLKSDNWIPSWSREKPISYPPPNCQWTKVYDFINPTTNVWDVEKLQSSVSAEEVSAIIKIPVSITKSSDQVIWSQTRNGKYTVKSGYAQAFKPKSRGKSQRPFSSRSLPNKFWTKLWATPTIPKVRNFIWRVIRNWVACKDNLCKRKCAHSPLCPICELEQESVEHVLFRCAWTEVCWAIWKARNDCIFNGVMPQPERTIDQAKRANFDYLQASFEDVKERATNPNRIVKWSPPPPSFIKFNCDGAFSSSRSLAIFGCLARDCGGRMQFFRSGRIVASSALVTEAWALRIACGMAVDMGISKAIFESN